The Neurospora crassa OR74A linkage group IV, whole genome shotgun sequence genome has a segment encoding these proteins:
- a CDS encoding homeobox and C2H2 transcription factor, protein MPTIHEMEAFINWDGIDPASMPGTRHPNDLDLALENAADDDFASWALQHYEQNNLLGLGETATAGDSIVAFEDSFDMPSSPCNHCQANGYQCKRIREGSYKGYCTGCVALNRVCSLGLVDQPAAPPRNPGSTTSVEEQDRPSTPAPPIALAATKVNNRFSRESIKILKNWLSIHQKHPYPNDEEKEMLQKQTGLSKTQITGWLANARRRRGKVMGAPRSISPGVRTLSTNLDIPQRRPQLELLNPLQRWQVSPPEHEPASVTAIARAVTASTTTLSSGSPHSNNFNLTDDGSNRSLCAASSASSFNTSISSGLSFASAYSYGTHDSLGSYGSSMNRGRRRRRRKAAPVPSEKRHSLSAPLKTFQCTFCTETFRTKHDWQRHEKSLHLSLERWVCAPEGPRASNPENGQVSCVFCGLANPDEAHIETHNYSICQEKTQEERTFYRKDHLRQHLKLVHDVKFVNWSMEQWKATTPEIRSRCGFCGIVMDTWSIRVDHLAEHFKAGQTMAEWKGDWGFDNPVLEMVENAIPPYLIHDDRNSPNPYTATQESSETARNAYELIKSELMYYLTKERDIMGRVPTDEELQVEACRIIYAAELQSNQSETAIPSWLRDLLLSSEPLALQARMGPIRSANESRQAVLRINGKSNIFEEDPMENELHEYVKARRLLGLTAMDSELQYEACNIIGRMEESSSHPSEDVANFLLRLIYASTSWLADFRQRAVLPRSEDVGDEARRSTDPSKIDSTIHNYSRLERELAEFLHLQRSMGIEPTDMDLQTKARIIIYECDDCWNQTAADNSDWLAAFKQRHVSPEASAVALATCEPLTISSVSRKGFTPSMDMATWMGSSCFNGPRNTSLGSIGTPTFNIAAGVDGHIGKPHNAVKIGPYFFNDANCYRRLARELGAYVAAVMSPNSPDCHIPSDEELQRQARWILYQDDDPWNQTAADNAEWLRRFKRDVGLLTDAALPGLPECTQWSATQGGSGFEPPYLFPNPHAQATTVETDIPIQMKEAKRMFVAEKETANKFVRGFKTRWQRPAVVFCSRELEKGLIKFVTTCVRGGSDGGGGGGGFARGMFPSDEAIRAKAREIQKLSTTSADDVVLLEKFKNMMRERLGLMSASSSSLGSTPDFPSSVGAAGMGLMQGQSSSSVDTSAVPSPVTAAGFTITGTTTTATTSPGMGMSMDLGLADMGNMSNMGVAMGMTNLTDWSSSSTGMMMGLGTSMDASCTNMGMGMGMGMSMDMNLDMTNTSMSMMNMSTSMPATHMGMLAAGGGGGGGRGQDDHNMMMMMMFPGNEMDDLLQESNFGFSSNDDDLAVMGGIGQL, encoded by the exons ATGCCAACCATCCACGAAATGGAAGCATTCATCAACTGGGACGGCATCGACCCAGCCTCCATGCCAGGTACTCGCCATCCCAACGACCTGGATCTGGCCCTGGAGAATGCCGCAGATGATGACTTTGCCAGCTGGGCCCTGCAGCACTACGAACAGAACAACCTGCTTGGCCTCGGGGAAACAGCAACGGCCGGCGATTCCATCGTGGCCTTTGAAGACTCGTTTGATATGCCATCCTCCCCTTGCAACCACTGCCAGGCCAATGGTTATCAGTGCAAGCGCATCCGTGAGGGTAGCTACAAGGGATATTGCACAGGCTGTGTGGCCCTGAACCGAGTCTGTAGCCTCGGACTGGTGGATCAACCTGCGGCACCCCCTCGGAACCCAGGTTCGACCACCTCCGTCGAAGAGCAAGACCGACCTTCtactcctgctcctcccatTGCACTCGCCGCCACCAAGGTCAACAACCGCTTCTCGCGCGAATCCATCAAGATCCTCAAGAACTGGCTCTCCATCCACCAAAAACACCCATACCCCAAcgatgaagagaaggaaatgCTGCAAAAGCAGACAGGCTTGAGCAAGACCCAGATCACGGGCTGGCTGGCCAATGCCCGTCGCAGAAGAGGCAAGGTTATGGGTGCCCCTCGGTCCATCTCACCCGGTGTACGGACCTTGTCCACCAATCTGGACATACCCCAGAGACGGCCCCAACTGGAGCTCCTGAATCCGCTCCAACGTTGGCAGGTCTCCCCTCCAGAACACGAACCCGCCTCGGTGACTGCCATTGCCCGTGCCGTCACTGCCTCCACCACTACCCTTTCATCCGGTAGTCCACACAGCAACAACTTCAACTTGACCGACGATGGCTCCAACAGATCTTTGTGTGCTGCCTCCTCGGCCAGCAGTTTCAACACGTCCATCTCCAGTGGCCTTTCTTTTGCCTCTGCATACTCTTACGGAACTCATGACTCCCTTGGCTCGTATGGGTCTTCTATGAACCGtgggcggaggcggagaaggagaaaggcaGCACCAGTGCCGTCGGAGAAAAGACACTCTCTCTCTGCGCCTCTCAAGACCTTTCAGTGTACTTTCTGTACAGAGACTTTCCGTACTAAGCACGACTGGCAAAGACATGAAAAGTCCCTACACCTGTCTCTCGAGAGATGGGTATGTGCTCCTGAAGGCCCTCGGGCATCCAACCCCGAGAATGGCCAAGTGTCCTGTGTCTTCTGTGGATTGGCAAACCCGGATGAAGCTCATATCGAGACTCACAACTACTCCATCTGCCAGGAGAAAACCCAAGAAGAGCGGACTTTCTATCGCAAGGACCATCTCCGTCAGCACCTAAAACTGGTTCACGACGTCAAGTTTGTGAACTGGTCCATGGAGCAGTGGAAAGCCACTACGCCCGAAATACGGTCCCGATGTGGTTTCTGTGGCATCGTCATGGACACTTGGAGCATTCGCGTCGACCACTTGGCGGAGCACTTCAAAGCTGGTCAGACAATGGCCGAATGGAAGGGTGACTGGGGTTTTGACAATCCAGTTCTCGAGATGGTCGAAAACGCCATCCCACCAT ACCTGATCCACGATGACAGAAACTCGCCGAATCCATACACAGCGACCCAAGAATCTTCTGAGACAGCTCGCAACGCCTACGAGTTGATCAAGAGCGAACTGATGTATTATCTCACCAAAGAGCGCGACATCATGGGCAGGGTGCCTACAGATGAAGAGCTCCAAGTCGAGGCATGCAGAATCATCTACGCAGCCGAGCTTCAGTCTAACCAGAGCGAAACCGCTATCCCGTCCTGGCTACGGGACTTGCTTCTTTCTTCCGAGCCGTTGGCCCTGCAGGCAAGGATGGGACCTATCAGGTCGGCAAACGAGAGCCGTCAGGCAGTTCTGCGTATCAACGGCAAGAGCAACATTTTTGAGGAGGATCCGATGGAGAACGAGCTCCACGAGTATGTCAAGGCTCGTCGGTTACTCGGCTTAACCGCCATGGATAGCGAGTTGCAGTATGAGGCCTGCAACATTATCGGTCGCATGGAAGAGTCGTCCAGTCATCCCTCTGAAGACGTCGCCAATTTTCTTCTGCGTCTCATTTACGCATCTACAAGCTGGCTCGCCGACTTTCGGCAGCGAGCTGTCTTGCCACGATCTGAAGATGTCGGTGATGAGGCAAGGCGCTCCACTGATCCCTCCAAGATCGATTCGACTATCCATAACTACAGTCGCCTCGAGAGGGAGCTGGCCGAGTTTTTGCACCTGCAACGCTCGATGGGCATAGAGCCCACTGATATGGACCTACAAACCAAAGCCCGTATCATTATTTACGAATGTGACGACTGCTGGAACCAGACAGCTGCCGACAACAGTGACTGGCTCGCAGCGTTTAAACAGCGACATGTGTCTCCAGAAGCCAGCGCAGTAGCTTTGGCCACATGCGAGCCATTGACCATCTCATCGGTGTCCCGAAAAGGCTTCACCCCGTCGATGGACATGGCCACATGGATGGGCAGCAGCTGCTTTAATGGTCCTCGGAATACTTCACTGGGAAGCATAGGTACCCCAACCTTTAATATCGCAGCAGGTGTAGACGGACACATAGGCAAACCCCACAACGCGGTCAAGATTGGGCCGTACTTCTTCAACGACGCCAACTGCTACCGCAGGCTGGCTCGCGAGCTGGGCGCATACGTGGCAGCAGTCATGTCACCAAACTCCCCAGACTGTCACATTCCCAGTGATGAAGAACTCCAACGCCAAGCGCGTTGGATCTTGTATCAAGA TGACGACCCCTGGAACCAAACTGCTGCCGACAACGCCGAGTGGCTCCGCCGCTTCAAGCGCGACGTCGGTCTCCTCACCGACGCCGCTCTACCGGGCTTGCCCGAATGTACTCAATGGAGCGCCACCCAAGGCGGGTCCGGCTTCGAACCACCTTACTTGTTCCCGAACCCGCACGCCCAAGCCACGACGGTGGAAACGGACATCCCCATCCAGATGAAAGAAGCCAAACGCATGTTTGTCGCGGAAAAAGAGACGGCCAACAAGTTCGTGAGGGGATTCAAGACCAGATGGCAGAGACCTGCGGTGGTGTTTTGCTCCcgggagttggagaaggggtTGATCAAGTTTGTCACGACTTGTGTGAGGGGGGGAAGTGATGGCGGcgggggaggtggagggtTTGCTAGAGGCATGTTCCCGAGTGATGAAGCTATTCGCGCCAAGGCGAGGGAGATCCAAAAGCTGAGTACCACGTCGGCGGACGATGTTGTGCTACTGGAGAAGTTCAAGAACATGATGAGGGAGAGACTGGGGTTGAtgtcagcttcttcttcctctctagGGTCTACGCCGGACTTTCCATCGAGCGTGGGTGCTGCTGGTATGGGACTGATGCAGGGGCAGTCTTCGTCGTCTGTTGACACTTCGGCGGTGCCGTCGCCGGTTACGGCTGCTGGGTTCACTATTACTGGCACCACCACTACTGCCACCACCAGTCCCGGCATGGGCATGAGTATGGATTTGGGCCTTGCTGACATGGGCAATATGAGCAATATGGGGGTAGCCATGGGCATGACGAACCTGACGGAttggtcatcatcatccacagGCATGATGATGGGGCTAGGAACAAGCATGGATGCTTCCTGTACCAAcatgggcatgggcatgggcatgggcatgAGTATGGACATGAATCTCGACATGACGAACACGAGCATGAGTATGATGAATATGAGTACAAGCATGCCCGCAACACATATGGGCATGCTAGCggcaggaggaggtggtggtggtggtagaggaCAAGATGACCAcaacatgatgatgatgatgatgtttcCGGGAAATGAGATGGACGATCTGCTACAGGAGTCAAACTTTGGGTTCTCTTCCAACGACGATGATCTGGCAGTCATGGGAGGAATAGGCCAACTATAA
- a CDS encoding acyl-CoA desaturase 1, with the protein MASTSATDIPAEVQAVNVPDGTTDFIPLRGKKYDLKKPHITELPITWGNWYKHVNWLNTTFIIFVPLAGLISAYWIPAQTKTILFSIAYYYFAGLGITAGYHRLWAHTSYKATLPLKIWLAAGGAAAVEGSARWWSRDHRAHHRYTDTDKDPYSVRKGLLYSHIGWMVMKQNPKRIGRTDITDLNEDPVVVWQHKHYIKCVIVMALIVPTLICGLGWGDYAGGFIYGGILRIFFIQQATFCVNSLAHWLGDQPFDDRNSPRDHVITALVTLGEGYHNFHHEFPSDFRNAIEWWQYDPTKWCIWVWKQLGLAYDLKKFPHNEIEKGRLQQQQKKLDQKRATLDWGIPLENLPVVSWDDFVQESKNGKAWIAVAGVIHDVGKFIQDHPGGKALINSAIGKDATAIFNGGVYNHSNAAHNLLSTMRVGVIRGGCEVEIWKRAQAENKDIATVTDSSGKKIVRAGLQPTRVTPPVTTADAA; encoded by the exons ATGGCGTCGACTTCGGCCACGGATATTCCTGCTGAGGTTCAGGCTGTGAATGTCCCTGATGGCACCACCGATTTCATCCCCCTCAGAGGCAAGAAGTATGACCTCAAGAAGCCTCACATTACCGAGCTGCCCATCACCTGGGGCAACTGGT ACAAGCACGTCAACTGGTTGAACAccaccttcatcatcttcgtgCCTCTCGCCGGTCTCATCTCTGCCTACTGGATCCCCGCTCAGACCAAGACCATCCTCTTCTCTATCGCCTACTACTACTTCGCCGGTCTCGGTATCA CTGCCGGTTACCACCGACTTTGGGCCCACACCTCTTACAAGGCCACCCTCCCCCTCAAGATCTGGCTCGccgctggtggtgctgctgccgtcGAGGGTTCCGCCCGCTGGTGGTCCAGGGACCACCGTGCTCACCACAGATACACCGATACCGACAAGGACCCCTACTCGGTCCGCAAGGGTCTCCTCTACTCCCACATCGGCTGGATGGTCATGAAGCAGAACCCCAAGAGAATCGGCCGTACCGACATCACCGATCTCAACGAGGACCCCGTCGTCGTTTGGCAGCACAAGCACTACATCAAGTGCGTCATCGTCATGGCTCTCATCGTCCCTACCCTTATTTGCGGTCTCGGCTGGGGTGACTATGCTGGTGGCTTCATCTACGGCGGTATCCTCCGtatcttcttcatccagcAGGCTACCTTCTGCGTCAACTCTCTTGCCCACTGGCTCGGCGACCAGCCCTTCGACGACCGCAACTCACCGAGAGATCACGTCATCACTGCCCTCGTCACCCTTGGTGAGGGTTACCACAACTTCCACCACGAGTTCCCCAGCGATTTCCGTAACGCTATTGAGTGGTGGCAATATGACCCCACCAAGTGGTGCATCTGGGTCTGGAAGCAGCTCGGTCTCGCCTACGACCTCAAGAAGTTCCCCCACAACGAGATCGAGAAGGGCCgtctccagcagcagcagaagaagctcgACCAGAAGCGTGCCACCCTTGACTGGGGTATTCCCCTTGAGAACCTCCCCGTTGTCAGCTGGGACGACTTTGTCCAGGAGTCCAAGAACGGCAAGGCCTGGATCGCTGTCGCTGGTGTCATCCACGATGTCGGCAAGTTCATTCAGGACCACCCTGGTGGCAAGGCTCTTATCAACTCGGCTATTGGCAAGGACGCTACCGCCATCTTCAACGGTGGTGTCTACAACCACTCCAACGCTGCCCACAACCTTCTCTCCACCATGCGCGTCGGTGTCATCCGCGGCGGCTGCGAGGTTGAGATCTGGAAGCGTGCCCAGGCCGAGAACAAGGATATTGCCACTGTTACCGACTCTTCTGGCAAGAAGATCGTTAGAGCTGGCCTTCAACCTACTCGTGTCACCCCACCCGTCACCACGGCTGATGCGGCATGA
- a CDS encoding protein kinase domain-containing protein produces MAQVQPQLPLALRNPASVLPPADGDWPPHQNNWWQKMHLWRDQKDGGGGQGQGAHDAGPGLGLGSAGTATEPGSGTGGGGHGGEGNSTTSPGSQTQQHDDGGSNKQGTIRRNFRKVIPGLPRTQTFKRQQSEQRDHLQPVQPTPAERRAASVDRRMHAINSASTSLVGLGVGTAAASLPRSSAPNFHHHHHHHHHFGRSSHISQVGSPVPSLPTIPQEYTPVNSSFRGLTGHELEQELDKNYHDNCNHLLRAPALAHLHGSDAAISDCDAHSITSSQYHNMIHDELEKIWILNLSMHFRDKSKREKFFVTYRQTESLWRRVTISLDYRDAQEGSLEEELVDIKFQRDKSSRIYEAIRDSLGDIQFYPTVTNLKLQTTDKRLHVHVVEDVNEIINYPTVRMIQHMRCRRIKESEVEFDSHISGFVYKVRVNGETLIKKEIPGPDTVDEFLYEINALNRLRAAENVIEFYGIIVDDSGELVKGLLISFAEHGALIDIIYDYQLQGGLPWSTRERWARQIVGGLADIHEAGFVQGDFTLSNIVINNEWNAKIIDINRRGCPVGWEPPEATPLIESSQRISMYIGVKSDLYQLGMVLWALATQEDEPEAHGRPLRIGPEVTDVPDWYVEIVNICLDPNPRKRRQALDLLDLFPEPEPVEPNQYSYHNPESVSVDDGYSRQEYLVGTEPTNGVPKIIKTVESPSDQGWDYFSSNAAAAAGASGVGRGRPSTISPAPSEDQHWYPPRGRSPPSPLPSDGGYDDPARFRHHARPWGNSSTYEEPSNLTVPSSYGNLKGDMDEFGKQNEAESSRQQHDPRISSTSFISTAPSGNTDTASIPLKDLPLREAAKWRPETTFSNTPTANNNNNKSHELTLRDQYGEPSNSCNDHNRTAEPQYNTTQSHHQSRPSRTHYRSSSSSDAEEGEEADGGDRRDKPLSRADSGKYFTEPTKPGPDLAYAAITEARDRDRLEQQFRMEAAEVMAGRYHGHGHHQDHSRDRDRDEYQPQQQQQQLRSSGYHQQERGGNGNSQLDRDRDRELERYGGRELDVLKGIGGAYTYGDLSMRGKCAVDEEEEGEEIDMDLFAAPGQKEGGYQHQQQQQQQQHHANYEQHHTNYETTRT; encoded by the exons ATGGCCCAAGTGCAACCGCAGCTTCCCTTGGCTCTACGGAACCCAGCATCAGTTTTACCACCTGCAGATGGCGATTGGCCCCCACACCAAAATAACTGGTGGCAAAAAATGCATCTCTGGCGGGATCAAaaggacggcggcggtggtcaaggtcaaggtgCCCATGACGCCGGGCCGGGGTTAGGATTGGGATCAGCAGGAACCGCAACGGAACCGGGATCGGGAAcaggcggaggaggacatggaggggagggaaacAGTACCACGAGTCCGGGTTCACAAACACAGCAGCACGATGACGGAGGCTCCAACAAACAAGGCACCATTCGTCGAAACTTTCGAAAGGTGATTCCCGGCCTGCCTCGAACTCAGACATTCAAGAGACAGCAATCCGAGCAGCGCGACCATCTTCAACCTGTACAACCTACCCCTGCCGAGCGCAGAGCTGCTTCAGTCGATAGACGCATGCATGCCATCAACAGTGCATCGACATCGCTGGTCGGATTGGGTGTAggaaccgccgccgcctcacTTCCCAGGAGTAGCGCGCCAaacttccatcatcaccaccatcatcatcatcactttgGCCGTTCTTCTCATATCTCTCAGGTCGGCTCTCCGGTTCCTTCGTTACCTACGATTCCTCAAGAATATACGCCGGTGAACAGCAGTTTCCGAGGCCTGACCGGACATGAGCTGGAGCAAGAACTCGACAAGAACTACCACGACAATTGTAACCATCTGCTGCGAGCTCCTGCTCTCGCTCATCTCCATGGGTCGGACGCCGCCATCTCGGATTGTGATGCGCACTCGATAACCTCTTCTCAGTACCACAACATGATACACGATGAGTTGGAGAAGATCTGGATCCTGAATCTGTCAATGCACTTTCGCGACAAGTCCAAGAGGGAGAAGTTTTTTGTCACGTACAGACAGACCGAGTCGCTATGGCGCAGAGTGACGATATCCCTCGATTACCGTGATGCTCAGGAGGGTTcattggaggaggagctagTCGACATCAAGTTCCAGCGCGATAAGAGTTCAAGGATATACGAGGCGATTCGAGACAGCTTGGGGGACATCCAGTTCTACCCTACCGTCACGAATCTGAAGCTTCAAACCACGGACAAGAGGTTACATGTTCACGTGGTGGAAGACGTCAAT GAAATCATCAATTACCCAACCGTGCGCATGATCCAGCACATGCGCTGCCGCCGCATCAAAGAATCCGAAGTCGAATTCGACTCTCACATTTCCGGCTTCGTCTACAAAGTCCGCGTCAACGGCGAGACCTTAATCAAGAAAGAAATCCCCGGCCCCGACACCGTCGACGAGTTCCTCTACGAGATCAACGCGCTCAACCGTCTTCGCGCCGCCGAGAACGTGATTGAGTTTTACGGCATCATCGTTGACGACTCGGGCGAGCTCGTCAAGGGCCTGCTGATCAGCTTCGCCGAGCACGGTGCCCTGATCGACATCATCTACGACTACCAGCTCCAAGGCGGCCTCCCCTGGTCGACGCGCGAGCGCTGGGCGCGCCAGATTGTGGGTGGTCTGGCGGACATACACGAGGCCGGGTTCGTTCAGGGAGACTTCACCCTGTCCaacatcgtcatcaacaacgaGTGGAACGCCAAGATCATCGACATCAACCGACGCGGCTGTCCGGTGGGATGGGAGCCGCCCGAGGCGACGCCGTTGATTGAGAGCAGCCAGCGGATATCCATGTACATTGGCGTCAAGTCCGATCTCTACCAGCTGGGCATGGTGCTTTGGGCTCTAGCGACACAGGAGGACGAGCCTGAGGCTCATGGACGTCCGTTGAGGATTGGGCCCGAGGTTACGGATGTCCCGGATTGGTACGTTGAGATTGTGAATATCTGTCTGGATCCCAACCCGCGCAAGAGGAGACAGGCGCTGGACTTGCTGGATCTGTttccggagccggagccggtggAGCCGAATCAGTATAGCTATCATAACCCGGAATCGGTCTCGGTCGATGATGGGTACTCGCGGCAGGAGTATCTGGTTGGTACGGAGCCGACGAACGGGGTACCCAAGATCATCAAGACGGTTGAGTCGCCGTCAGATCAGGGGTGGGATTATTTCAGCAGtaatgctgctgctgctgctggagcaAGCGGTGTGGGGAGAGGTCGTCCGTCGACAATATCTCCTGCACCATCCGAAGACCAACACTGGTATCCGCCACGAGGTCGATCACCACCTTCTCCCCTTCCCAGCGATGGCGGGTACGATGACCCGGCGAGATTCCGACATCATGCACGTCCTTGGGGGAATAGCAGTACTTACGAGGAGCCGAGTAACTTGACTGTTCCGTCTTCGTACGGCAATCTGAAAGGCGATATGGACGAATTTGGGAAACAAAACGAAGCAGAATCATCGAGGCAACAACACGACCCAAGaatctcctccacctctttcATCTCCACCGCTCCCTCTGGCAACACCGACACCGCCTCAATACCGCTCAAAGACCTTCCTCTCCGGGAGGCAGCCAAATGGCGGCCCGAGACCACATTTTCCAATACCCCCacggccaacaacaacaacaacaagtctCACGAACTCACCCTCCGCGACCAATACGGCGAACCCAGCAATAGTTGCAACGATCACAACCGAACAGCAGAACCGCAATACAACACCACCCAATCCCACCACCAATCCCGCCCCAGCCGTACCCACtaccgctcctcctcctcctctgacgcagaagaaggcgaagaagcAGACGGCGGCGACAGACGAGACAAACCCCTCTCCCGCGCCGACTCAGGCAAGTACTTCACCGAGCCCACCAAGCCTGGGCCCGACCTAGCCTACGCAGCCATCACCGAGGCGCGAGATCGCGACAGGCTGGAGCAGCAGTTTAGGATGGAGGCAGCGGAGGTCATGGCTGGGCGGTATCATGGACATGGGCATCATCAAGATCATAGCCGGGATCGGGATCGGGATGAAtaccaaccacaacaacagcaacaacaattgCGCTCATCTGGGTATCATCAACAAGAACGTGGTGGCAACGGTAATTCGCAATTGGATAGGGATCGGGATCGGGAGTTGGAGCGGTACGGTGGGAGAGAGCTGGATGTGTTGAAGGGGATTGGAGGCGCTTATACTTATGGTGATTTGTCTATGAGGGGAAAATGTgctgttgatgaggaggaggagggagaggagattGATATGGATTTGTTTGCTGCCCCTGGgcagaaggagggggggtatcaacatcagcagcagcaacaacaacaacaacaccatgcgAACTACGAGCAACACCATACGAACTAcgagacgacgaggacgtaA